One Argiope bruennichi chromosome 5, qqArgBrue1.1, whole genome shotgun sequence DNA segment encodes these proteins:
- the LOC129969665 gene encoding 8.6 kDa transglutaminase substrate-like, producing MQKLTLFLAFVGLISVLIVNVECVSPPMCGDVCKEPCPQLNCKCGTYKDSCDCCDICKKCAGENCIVIAGELCEEGYTCGDPNRSLLEIYNDQNVKCIPEKS from the exons ATGCAGAAATTGACTTTATTTCTGGCATTTGTGGGCCTTATATCTGTGTT AATCGTGAATGTCGAATGTGTTTCTCCTCCAATGTGTGGAGATGTTTGCAAAGAACCATGTCCTCAACTGAACTGTAAGTGTGGAACCTACAAGGATTCTTGTGATTGCTGCGATATCTGCAAAAAG TGCGCTGGTGAAAACTGTATCGTGATAGCAGGTGAACTCTGCGAGGAAGGATATACTTGTGGTGATCCTAACAGATCTCTGTTGGAAATCTACAACGACCAAAACGTAAAATGCATTCCAGAAAAGTCTTAG
- the LOC129968325 gene encoding astacin-like metalloprotease toxin 5 produces the protein MPSTLLTLPPTNMLWKLILSLAAIFSHNGYHNSEQHEEFVPTPTGPQTLEEEAVARAALHGEHYGGDMIFPDEWNETDAGIRDPRFRWPGYPGRGVVPYVIDPSLGRFRNVILQGMEQYHKHTCIRFVPRTNERDYIRMYFGNGCWSMIGRNGGRQDLSLGQGCAYVGLVIHELGHAIGLFHEHQRSDRDKYITVYQNNVIPNQLHNFVLTDPSRELIFTPYDYNSIMHYGNYAFSRVPNRLPTMVAKNGQRLYEPYEKPGFDQADIYMIKKLYQC, from the exons ATGCCCAGTACCCTGCTCACCCTTCCTCCAACAAACATGTTGTGGAAACTAATCCTTTCCTTGGCGGCCATCTTCTCCCACAATGGCTACCACAACAGTGAACAGCACGAAGAATTTGTGCCAACTCCTACTGGACCCCAGACTTTGGAGGAAGAAG CCGTAGCCAGAGCAGCTTTACACGGCGAACACTATGGCGGAGACATGATCTTCCCTGATGAATGGAACGAAACTGat GCTGGTATAAGAGATCCCAGATTCCGTTGGCCAGGATATCCAGGACGTGGTGTTGTTCCTTACGTTATAGATCCATCTTTGG GTCGATTCCGTAACGTGATTTTACAGGGAATGGAACAGTACCACAAGCACACCTGCATTCGATTTGTACCCAGGACTAATGAAAGAGACTACATCAGAATGTACTTTGGAAACGG ATGCTGGTCCATGATTGGCAGAAACGGAGGCCGACAGGACCTCTCTCTGGGTCAAGGCTGCGCTTACGTCGGATTGGTTATTCACGAACTTGGTCACGCTATTGGTCTGTTCCACGAACATCAGCGATCTGACAGAGACAAATACATCACTGTTTATCAAAACAATGTTATTCCAA ATCAACTCCACAACTTCGTACTCACTGATCCTAGCCGGGAGCTGATTTTCACTCCTTACGATTACAACTCCATCATGCATTACGGTAACTACGCCTTCTCCAGAGTTCCCAACAGGTTGCCCACTATGGTGGCCAAGAATGGACAGAGGCTTTATGAGCCTTACGAGAAACCCGGTTTCGACCAGGCCGACATCTACATGATCAAGAAACTGTACCAGTGCTAA